One window of the Longimicrobium terrae genome contains the following:
- a CDS encoding tetratricopeptide repeat protein, whose amino-acid sequence MSRPASKSACRSRSSYLAPPPLLLESEAFEGAALLQEQPGPLGVVLWKSLRDVSLWTCAEPRDRAALFGAGAADARAGEISAAAQPELWAPLLVIARVLAEPVSVDERRLVHACRTIAEWGRRQGATAVQLAFTQAAARLLPDEPKLAYAVGRLARDRGEYARGESWLRASISLARNHDWQTYALGYLSLGTLYQTLGNLPAARIVTLRGLRTTRRRRLGSLAGTAFHNLFVLASEAGDYRRAQNYAAAAIRRYGASHPALPALANDLALLWFLEGRFGQALPVLEAVLPHIPAGLDRVLALSSTARAAAGAGDRARFEQYWDATVQESLPFGTHATVAQAWLTLARGAVSLRELARVQEAAGHAFEIAEIRSLAQIRMECESVLQSGRSPVAPADSTVTRVAEYGDELARQMIESLSPRRDAGLAAV is encoded by the coding sequence ATGTCACGTCCTGCTTCCAAGAGTGCCTGTCGTTCGCGGTCGTCCTATCTGGCGCCTCCGCCGCTGCTGCTGGAATCGGAGGCCTTTGAGGGCGCCGCACTGCTGCAGGAGCAGCCCGGCCCGCTGGGCGTGGTGCTCTGGAAGTCGCTTCGCGACGTGTCGCTGTGGACGTGCGCCGAGCCGCGGGACCGCGCCGCCCTCTTCGGCGCGGGGGCCGCGGACGCGCGCGCCGGCGAAATCTCCGCCGCGGCCCAGCCGGAGCTCTGGGCGCCGCTGCTGGTGATTGCCCGGGTGCTGGCGGAGCCGGTGAGCGTGGATGAACGGCGTCTGGTGCATGCCTGCCGCACCATCGCCGAATGGGGGCGGCGGCAGGGCGCCACCGCGGTTCAGCTCGCGTTTACGCAGGCGGCGGCGCGCCTGCTGCCGGACGAGCCGAAGCTGGCGTACGCGGTGGGCCGTCTTGCCCGCGACCGCGGTGAGTACGCGCGCGGAGAAAGCTGGCTGCGGGCCTCCATCAGCCTGGCCCGCAACCACGACTGGCAGACGTACGCGCTGGGGTACCTGAGCCTGGGCACCCTGTACCAGACGCTCGGCAACCTCCCCGCGGCGCGCATCGTCACGCTGCGCGGCCTGCGAACGACGCGCAGGCGGCGGCTCGGCTCCCTCGCGGGAACCGCCTTCCACAACCTGTTCGTGCTCGCGTCCGAGGCCGGCGACTACCGGCGGGCCCAGAACTACGCCGCGGCCGCCATCCGGCGGTACGGGGCGTCTCACCCCGCCCTCCCCGCGCTGGCGAACGACCTGGCGCTCCTCTGGTTCCTGGAGGGGAGGTTCGGACAGGCTCTCCCCGTGCTGGAAGCGGTTCTCCCACACATCCCCGCCGGGCTGGACAGAGTGCTGGCGCTCAGCAGCACCGCCCGCGCCGCCGCGGGAGCCGGCGACCGTGCGCGCTTTGAGCAGTACTGGGACGCGACGGTACAGGAGTCGCTGCCGTTTGGCACGCACGCGACCGTCGCGCAGGCATGGCTGACGCTTGCCCGAGGCGCGGTTTCACTGCGCGAGCTCGCGCGCGTTCAGGAAGCGGCAGGTCACGCATTCGAGATTGCCGAAATCCGCAGCCTCGCGCAGATTCGCATGGAGTGCGAGTCGGTGCTGCAGTCCGGACGCAGCCCCGTCGCTCCCGCTGATTCCACCGTCACCAGGGTGGCGGAATACGGAGATGAACTCGCCCGGCAGATGATCGAGTCTCTCTCGCCCCGCCGCGACGCCGGTCTGGCCGCCGTGTAA
- a CDS encoding DUF692 domain-containing protein, protein MTTASPAALTGPGLHTLPRLGVGVLYVPSLPAFLRQHIDSLDYLAIVPDRFWADDGPQAGTRYHEMERQVELLDWVAARKPVIGHSVGLSIGSADLFDDEHVRQIARWQSRYGFPWHSDHLSFNRIPGLDAHSDLAGLAIPVPYDHDVLEMVAERAARVREIIPVPFLLENNVYYVDLPDQDMSEPQFLNALSARSGCGLLLDIHNVYVNSVNHGFDASEFIRAVDLSRVVELHIAGGSDMGGMYTDSHAGPVAEPVWDLLDEVVQNAPNLCGITFEFEDGYLPALGGGDGVLRELDRARQAWDRRPG, encoded by the coding sequence ATGACGACCGCATCCCCCGCCGCCCTCACCGGGCCCGGCCTGCACACCCTGCCCCGCCTGGGCGTGGGCGTGCTGTACGTGCCCTCGCTGCCGGCCTTTCTGCGCCAGCACATCGACAGCCTGGACTACCTGGCCATCGTCCCCGACCGCTTCTGGGCGGACGACGGGCCGCAGGCCGGGACGCGCTACCACGAGATGGAGCGCCAGGTGGAGCTGCTGGACTGGGTGGCGGCGCGCAAGCCGGTGATCGGCCATTCCGTGGGGCTCAGCATCGGGAGCGCCGACCTGTTCGACGACGAGCACGTGCGGCAGATCGCCCGGTGGCAGTCGCGGTACGGCTTTCCCTGGCACAGCGACCACCTCTCGTTCAACCGCATTCCCGGGCTGGACGCGCACAGCGACCTTGCCGGGCTGGCGATTCCGGTTCCGTACGATCACGACGTGCTGGAAATGGTGGCCGAACGCGCCGCCCGGGTGCGCGAGATCATTCCCGTTCCGTTTCTGCTGGAGAACAACGTCTACTACGTGGACCTTCCGGATCAGGACATGAGCGAGCCGCAGTTCCTGAACGCGCTGTCGGCGCGCAGCGGGTGCGGGCTGCTGCTGGACATCCACAACGTATACGTCAACTCGGTGAACCACGGATTCGACGCGAGCGAATTCATTCGCGCCGTGGACCTGTCGCGCGTGGTGGAGCTGCACATCGCGGGCGGCAGCGACATGGGCGGAATGTACACCGATTCGCACGCCGGCCCCGTGGCGGAACCCGTGTGGGACCTGCTGGACGAGGTGGTGCAGAACGCGCCCAACCTGTGCGGAATCACCTTTGAGTTCGAGGACGGCTACCTGCCCGCGCTGGGCGGCGGCGACGGCGTGCTGCGCGAACTGGACCGCGCGCGCCAGGCGTGGGACCGGCGCCCCGGCTGA
- a CDS encoding ABC transporter ATP-binding protein, with protein MITVEHLHKSFVTRTGGLLRGTRGTVDAVRDVSFTVARGEVVGYLGPNGAGKSTTIKVLTGLLVPTAGRVEVGGLVPWRDRRRHVARLGAVFGQRTTLWWDLPLRDSLDLLRDVYRVPAERFRRNLAAFTEMLELGPFLGTPARSLSLGQRMRADLAAALLHDPELLFLDEPTVGLDVVAKERIRTFVQHINAERGVTVLLTTHDLTDIERLARRVLIIDHGSLLYDGGLPDLQTRFGGARELVVEFEAPPAEPAVEGLRMLSVEGPRATYAFEGAAARPIALVTAHAPVRDVTVREPDIEATIRRIYEGGLLRAPEP; from the coding sequence ATGATCACCGTCGAGCACCTGCACAAGTCGTTCGTGACGCGAACGGGTGGCCTGCTGCGCGGAACGCGGGGCACCGTCGACGCGGTTCGCGACGTGAGCTTCACCGTCGCGCGCGGCGAGGTGGTCGGCTACCTGGGGCCGAACGGGGCGGGAAAGAGCACGACCATCAAGGTACTCACCGGCCTCCTCGTCCCCACGGCGGGCCGGGTGGAGGTGGGCGGGCTGGTGCCGTGGCGCGACCGCCGGCGGCACGTCGCACGGCTGGGCGCCGTCTTCGGCCAGCGCACCACGCTCTGGTGGGACCTCCCGCTGCGCGACTCGCTGGACCTGCTGCGCGACGTGTATCGCGTTCCGGCCGAACGCTTTCGCCGCAACCTGGCCGCGTTCACGGAGATGCTGGAACTGGGACCGTTTCTGGGCACCCCCGCGCGCTCGCTCAGCCTCGGCCAGCGGATGCGCGCCGATCTGGCCGCCGCCCTGCTGCACGACCCCGAACTCCTCTTTCTGGACGAGCCCACGGTGGGGCTGGACGTGGTGGCCAAGGAGCGCATCCGCACCTTCGTGCAGCACATCAACGCCGAGCGCGGCGTCACCGTTCTGCTTACCACGCACGACCTTACGGACATCGAGCGGCTCGCGCGGCGCGTCCTGATCATCGACCACGGCAGCCTGTTGTACGACGGCGGACTGCCTGATCTGCAGACGCGATTCGGCGGTGCGCGCGAGCTGGTGGTGGAGTTCGAGGCCCCGCCCGCCGAGCCCGCCGTAGAGGGTCTGCGGATGCTGTCCGTGGAAGGGCCGCGGGCGACCTACGCGTTCGAGGGCGCGGCCGCCCGCCCCATCGCGCTGGTGACGGCCCATGCGCCCGTGCGCGACGTAACCGTCCGCGAGCCGGACATCGAAGCCACCATCCGCCGCATCTACGAGGGCGGCCTGCTGCGCGCGCCGGAGCCCTGA
- a CDS encoding ABC-2 family transporter protein, translated as MADWVRDARHHFRLYRRLLGAQARSQLVYRTAFLLDAAAAALVTATEFAAFALVLPRFGSFSGWSLGEVALLYGIAELAFVLMDIVFGGYDAPTLSGHVRTGSFDTFLLRPVPLPLQIFGSDFALRRLTRVVLAVGIVGYGVAGVDVAWTIGDVLLMAASVLGMIAFFGGLFVVGGTLTFWTVQSVEAMNVLTYGGRTLISYPMDIYGTWLRRTFTYLIPAAFLSYFPVLHVLGRPLPDGLPHWAAFLPMVVGPLLLAAAFAFWRVGVRHYHGAGN; from the coding sequence GTGGCTGATTGGGTGAGGGATGCGCGCCACCACTTCCGCCTCTACCGGCGGCTGCTGGGGGCGCAGGCACGGTCGCAGCTGGTCTACCGGACCGCGTTTCTGCTGGATGCCGCCGCGGCCGCGCTCGTCACCGCCACCGAGTTCGCCGCGTTCGCGCTGGTGCTTCCGCGCTTCGGCTCGTTCAGCGGATGGAGCCTGGGCGAAGTCGCGCTCCTGTACGGAATCGCCGAACTCGCCTTCGTGCTGATGGACATCGTCTTCGGCGGATACGACGCGCCCACGCTCAGCGGGCACGTGCGCACCGGCAGCTTCGACACCTTTCTGCTGCGCCCCGTACCGCTCCCGCTGCAGATTTTCGGCTCTGATTTCGCCCTGCGGCGGCTGACGCGCGTGGTGCTGGCGGTGGGGATCGTCGGTTACGGCGTCGCGGGCGTGGATGTCGCCTGGACGATCGGGGACGTGCTGCTGATGGCGGCAAGCGTGCTGGGGATGATCGCCTTCTTCGGCGGCCTGTTCGTCGTCGGCGGAACGCTGACGTTCTGGACGGTGCAGAGCGTGGAAGCCATGAACGTGCTCACCTACGGCGGCCGCACGCTGATCTCGTATCCCATGGACATCTACGGAACGTGGCTGCGAAGGACGTTCACCTACCTGATCCCCGCCGCGTTCCTCAGCTACTTTCCCGTGCTGCACGTGCTGGGTCGGCCGCTGCCGGACGGCCTGCCGCACTGGGCCGCGTTCCTGCCCATGGTCGTCGGCCCGCTGCTGCTGGCGGCGGCGTTCGCGTTCTGGCGCGTGGGCGTGCGCCACTATCACGGGGCGGGGAATTGA
- a CDS encoding ABC transporter permease, protein MTTAAPTIRTGLNLPLYLHGARLSFRRQFAYPLATFWGLVTNLFFGALRVAVLLALFGARPQMAGYTQADAVTYTGLTQALLSAFSLFGWYDLMRTIHRGEVATELLRPHSFLGFWMAQDAGRAAAQFLLRGVSILALYALIWGLEWPASPALVAISLLLAWACGFAFRFWVNCAAFWSPDAVGIGRFAWGIMGLSCGFLMPLAFFPAWFQRLLALTPFPGMMNTVIEVWLGVRVGMDAVQAIAVQAAWTVALLALARLTLARGLRRLEVAGG, encoded by the coding sequence TTGACCACCGCCGCACCGACGATCCGCACGGGCCTCAACCTGCCTCTGTACCTGCACGGCGCGCGGCTGTCGTTCCGGCGCCAGTTCGCGTACCCGCTGGCCACGTTCTGGGGCCTGGTCACCAATCTCTTCTTCGGCGCGTTGCGCGTGGCCGTGCTCCTGGCGCTGTTCGGCGCGCGTCCGCAAATGGCTGGATACACGCAGGCCGACGCCGTCACCTACACCGGCCTTACCCAGGCCCTGCTCAGCGCGTTCAGCCTCTTTGGATGGTACGACCTGATGCGCACCATCCATCGCGGCGAGGTGGCGACGGAACTGCTGCGCCCGCACTCGTTTCTGGGCTTCTGGATGGCGCAGGACGCGGGGCGCGCCGCCGCCCAGTTTCTGCTGCGCGGCGTGTCGATCCTGGCGCTTTATGCACTGATCTGGGGGCTGGAGTGGCCGGCCAGCCCGGCCCTGGTCGCAATCAGCCTCCTCCTTGCGTGGGCGTGCGGATTCGCGTTCCGCTTCTGGGTGAACTGCGCGGCCTTCTGGTCGCCCGACGCCGTGGGAATCGGCCGTTTCGCGTGGGGAATCATGGGGCTGTCGTGCGGATTTCTGATGCCGCTGGCGTTCTTTCCCGCATGGTTTCAGCGGCTGCTCGCCCTCACCCCGTTTCCCGGGATGATGAACACCGTCATCGAAGTCTGGCTGGGTGTGCGCGTGGGAATGGACGCGGTCCAGGCGATCGCGGTGCAGGCCGCGTGGACGGTGGCGCTGCTCGCCCTGGCGCGCCTGACACTGGCGCGCGGGCTGCGGCGGCTGGAGGTGGCCGGTGGCTGA
- a CDS encoding CaiB/BaiF CoA transferase family protein, which produces MSPNPEARGPLAGIRVLDLSRVLAGPLCTMTLGDLGADVLKIERPGTGDDTRTWGPPWSPGTGGRESAYYLCVNRNKRSAAVDLKTQDGRDLVRRLARDADVLVENYAPGTLDGWGLGFDALAADNPGLVYCSITGYGSDGPEPGRPGYDFAVQARSGWMSITGEPDGAPTKAGIALVDVLTGQNAAIAILAALREREISGRGQRVEVALYDSAMAGLVNVAQAALVTGNEPRRWGNAHATIVPYQTFAAADRPVAVAVGNDAQWRRLCGVLGADDLRDDERFATNPGRVEHRELLVPLLAARFRTADAAAWLGAMEDAGVPCAPVQTVGEALRDPVLLERDGLWQMEGATFGAVPTVASPLRLDRTPASPRLPAPALGQHTAEVVADGWAPRPGPHPESASDALP; this is translated from the coding sequence ATGTCCCCCAATCCCGAGGCGCGCGGACCGCTCGCCGGCATCCGCGTGCTGGACCTGAGCCGCGTTCTGGCCGGCCCGCTCTGCACCATGACGCTGGGCGACCTGGGCGCGGACGTGCTCAAGATCGAGCGCCCCGGCACTGGCGACGACACGCGCACCTGGGGCCCGCCCTGGTCCCCCGGGACCGGCGGCCGCGAGTCCGCCTACTATCTCTGCGTCAATCGCAACAAGCGCTCGGCGGCGGTGGATCTCAAGACGCAGGACGGGCGCGATCTGGTCCGTCGCCTGGCGCGGGACGCGGACGTGCTGGTGGAAAACTATGCGCCGGGCACGCTGGACGGGTGGGGCCTGGGATTCGACGCGCTCGCCGCGGACAATCCGGGGCTCGTGTACTGCTCGATCACGGGATACGGATCGGACGGGCCGGAGCCGGGGCGGCCGGGCTACGACTTCGCCGTGCAGGCGCGGTCCGGGTGGATGTCCATCACCGGCGAGCCGGACGGTGCGCCCACCAAGGCGGGCATCGCGCTGGTGGATGTGCTCACCGGGCAGAACGCGGCGATCGCGATCCTCGCCGCGCTGCGCGAACGCGAGATTTCCGGGCGCGGGCAGCGGGTGGAGGTAGCGCTGTACGATTCGGCGATGGCGGGGCTGGTGAACGTGGCGCAGGCCGCGCTCGTGACGGGAAACGAGCCGCGGCGCTGGGGCAACGCGCACGCCACCATCGTCCCGTACCAGACCTTTGCCGCCGCGGACCGCCCCGTCGCCGTCGCAGTAGGAAATGACGCGCAGTGGCGGCGTCTGTGTGGCGTGCTGGGCGCGGACGACCTGCGGGATGACGAGCGGTTCGCCACCAATCCCGGCCGTGTGGAGCACCGCGAGCTTCTGGTTCCGCTGCTCGCGGCGCGCTTCCGCACGGCGGACGCGGCCGCGTGGCTGGGCGCGATGGAGGATGCCGGCGTCCCCTGCGCCCCCGTGCAGACCGTGGGCGAGGCGCTGCGCGATCCCGTGCTGCTGGAGCGCGACGGTCTCTGGCAGATGGAAGGCGCCACCTTCGGCGCAGTGCCTACCGTCGCCTCGCCGCTGCGGCTGGACCGCACGCCGGCCTCCCCGCGCCTCCCCGCGCCCGCGCTGGGCCAGCACACGGCCGAGGTGGTGGCGGACGGCTGGGCGCCGCGCCCCGGCCCCCACCCCGAATCCGCCAGCGACGCCCTTCCGTAA
- a CDS encoding DEAD/DEAH box helicase, translating into MASFNDLGLREPLLAALEDAGIERPTALQQAAIPVLRREGNLVARAGSGSGKTLAYGLGVLDRLSPRETGEDEAEEAAGGTRLLILSATPEAADRAALELVPFAHAGGLSVSASGGGWGTAAGQADVLAATPAEVMEAVRSSDVKLEGVEAVVIDGAAEIHALGGWEVLETLFDHLPRDAQRIIITAEVIEPVEDLASRRVKRAIRYPAEAAVPDNVPAPAPTSTVGYVPVADRDKVDTVARLLGGNGRGEGDVTVLYCRTEERAAQVAEALSMRGFLVGDADDPDTEVAVIGSAPEDEDETETPAGQVISFDVPADEETLTARHGGEDPGFILVEPRELGHLRQIAKRANFHAQPAGIAGEEPVSRSADLRAFRGELRRAIREEDLSAQMLILEPLFDDFTPAEVAAAASALLRRRPAAVAASADAMPAAAQAARAARPQARPAAGQTDAGPAPSAFTRLFISLGERDGVRASDLMGAIAGEADIPGSNIGKIDIRDTFSIVEVPADVAERVISALNGTTMKSRSLRVDYDRQRKAPAGGRDGGGPPRRMQRPGPRDGAPPRGGDDRPPRRDDRGPRGGDDRPRGGGGGYGGGGGRPSGGGGYGGGGSRGGSGGGGGAPSRGGGFRRPRED; encoded by the coding sequence ATGGCTTCATTCAACGACCTCGGGCTTCGCGAGCCGCTCCTCGCGGCGCTGGAAGACGCCGGGATCGAGCGCCCCACCGCCCTGCAGCAAGCCGCCATTCCGGTGCTTCGCCGCGAAGGCAACCTGGTGGCGCGCGCGGGCAGCGGATCCGGCAAGACGCTGGCCTACGGGCTGGGCGTGCTGGACCGCCTGTCGCCCCGCGAAACCGGCGAAGACGAGGCGGAAGAAGCAGCCGGCGGCACGCGCCTGCTCATTCTTTCCGCCACCCCCGAGGCCGCGGACCGCGCCGCGCTGGAACTGGTGCCCTTTGCCCACGCGGGCGGGCTGAGCGTCTCGGCCTCCGGCGGCGGATGGGGCACGGCGGCGGGGCAGGCCGACGTGCTGGCCGCGACGCCGGCCGAGGTCATGGAAGCCGTGCGCTCCAGCGACGTCAAGCTCGAAGGCGTGGAGGCCGTGGTGATCGACGGCGCCGCCGAAATCCACGCGCTGGGTGGATGGGAAGTGCTGGAAACGCTGTTCGATCACCTGCCGCGCGACGCGCAGCGCATCATCATCACCGCCGAGGTGATCGAGCCGGTGGAAGACCTGGCCAGCCGCCGGGTCAAGCGCGCCATCCGCTACCCGGCCGAGGCCGCGGTGCCGGACAACGTCCCCGCGCCCGCGCCCACGTCCACCGTGGGCTACGTCCCCGTCGCCGACCGCGACAAGGTGGACACCGTGGCGCGCCTGCTGGGCGGCAACGGCCGCGGTGAGGGCGACGTCACCGTGCTGTACTGCCGCACGGAAGAACGCGCCGCGCAGGTGGCCGAAGCGCTCTCCATGCGCGGCTTCCTGGTGGGCGACGCGGATGATCCGGACACCGAAGTGGCCGTCATCGGCTCCGCGCCGGAGGACGAAGACGAGACGGAAACACCGGCCGGGCAGGTGATCAGCTTTGACGTCCCCGCGGACGAGGAAACGCTGACCGCGCGCCACGGCGGCGAGGACCCGGGCTTCATCCTGGTGGAGCCGCGCGAACTGGGGCACCTGCGCCAGATCGCCAAGCGCGCCAACTTCCACGCCCAGCCGGCGGGGATCGCGGGCGAAGAGCCGGTTTCGCGCTCGGCGGACCTGCGCGCCTTCCGCGGCGAACTGCGCCGCGCGATCCGCGAAGAAGATCTGTCCGCGCAGATGCTCATCCTGGAGCCGCTGTTCGACGACTTCACCCCGGCGGAAGTGGCGGCGGCGGCCTCCGCGCTGCTGCGCCGCCGTCCGGCCGCCGTGGCCGCCTCGGCGGACGCCATGCCCGCGGCGGCGCAGGCTGCCCGCGCGGCGCGTCCCCAAGCCCGCCCCGCGGCGGGACAGACGGACGCGGGACCGGCGCCCTCCGCCTTCACCCGGCTGTTCATCAGCCTGGGCGAGCGCGACGGCGTGCGGGCCAGCGACCTGATGGGCGCCATCGCCGGCGAAGCCGACATCCCCGGCAGCAACATCGGCAAGATCGACATCCGCGACACCTTCAGCATCGTCGAGGTGCCCGCGGACGTGGCGGAGCGCGTGATCAGCGCGCTCAACGGCACCACCATGAAGAGCCGCAGCCTGCGCGTGGACTACGACCGCCAGCGCAAGGCGCCCGCGGGCGGACGCGACGGCGGCGGACCTCCGCGGCGCATGCAGCGCCCCGGACCGCGCGACGGCGCTCCTCCTCGCGGCGGCGATGATCGGCCCCCGCGCCGCGACGACCGCGGCCCGCGTGGCGGCGACGACCGTCCCCGTGGCGGCGGCGGTGGATACGGCGGTGGCGGCGGGCGTCCCTCCGGGGGCGGTGGATACGGCGGCGGCGGATCCCGCGGCGGCAGCGGTGGCGGTGGTGGAGCCCCGTCGCGCGGCGGTGGATTCCGTCGTCCGCGCGAGGACTGA
- a CDS encoding class I SAM-dependent methyltransferase, translating to MNMIHNLRRASRVAALMARNGPAPVRMARTAIREHGAMQRTWELASLISRVAELRPGVVVEIGTHRGGTLRCWAATAAADALLVSIDLPNPAEGMGTRPDDLLAVRRALQPAQTLAEVTGDSHLPETRDRLVEILAGQSVDFLWIDGDHSEAGVRQDWALYSGLVRPGGIAALHDIHPNPELPGNQVQPLWRELKRRHPGKTAQFIDQDQAGGRGCGIGVVRL from the coding sequence ATGAACATGATCCACAACCTGCGCCGCGCCTCCCGCGTGGCCGCGCTCATGGCGCGAAACGGACCGGCGCCGGTGCGCATGGCCCGCACGGCCATCCGCGAGCACGGCGCCATGCAGCGCACGTGGGAGCTGGCGAGCCTCATCAGCCGCGTCGCGGAGCTGCGGCCGGGCGTGGTGGTGGAGATCGGGACGCACCGCGGGGGGACGCTGCGGTGCTGGGCCGCGACCGCCGCGGCGGATGCGCTGCTGGTGAGCATCGACCTGCCCAATCCGGCGGAGGGGATGGGAACGCGGCCGGACGACCTGCTCGCCGTACGCCGCGCGCTTCAGCCGGCCCAGACGCTCGCGGAGGTCACGGGTGATTCTCATCTTCCGGAAACGCGCGACCGCCTCGTGGAGATCCTGGCGGGACAGTCCGTAGACTTCCTGTGGATCGACGGCGACCACTCCGAGGCCGGCGTGCGGCAGGACTGGGCGCTCTACAGCGGCCTCGTGCGCCCGGGAGGCATCGCCGCGCTGCACGACATCCATCCCAACCCGGAACTCCCAGGCAACCAGGTGCAGCCGCTGTGGCGGGAACTGAAGCGGCGGCATCCGGGAAAGACGGCGCAGTTCATCGACCAGGACCAGGCTGGCGGGCGCGGCTGCGGAATCGGCGTCGTGCGTCTCTGA
- a CDS encoding Smr/MutS family protein, with the protein MGRKKRLPTAEPASPGISREVWGRVHPILDLHGMTGEEARRRTEVWLRDQQARNVRTVIVVTGRGLHSRGIPVVKNEVEDLLTALKGRLVSGWEDASQGGSFRVELRRPPPPARPAAPVFRSPVLDDAHPALRLRAAEALAELGVSPTPALLDAEIRRMLAEGAEDG; encoded by the coding sequence ATGGGCCGGAAGAAGCGCCTCCCGACCGCTGAACCAGCCTCGCCGGGCATCTCGCGCGAGGTGTGGGGGCGCGTGCACCCCATTCTGGACCTGCACGGAATGACGGGCGAAGAGGCGCGGCGGCGGACGGAGGTCTGGCTGCGCGACCAGCAGGCGCGCAACGTCCGCACGGTGATCGTGGTCACCGGCCGCGGGCTGCATTCGCGCGGCATCCCCGTCGTCAAGAACGAGGTGGAGGACCTGCTCACCGCGCTCAAGGGGCGGCTGGTGAGCGGATGGGAGGATGCCAGCCAGGGCGGCAGCTTTCGCGTGGAACTGCGCCGCCCGCCGCCGCCCGCGCGCCCCGCCGCGCCCGTGTTCCGCTCGCCCGTGCTGGACGATGCACACCCCGCGCTGCGCCTGCGCGCCGCCGAGGCGCTCGCCGAACTGGGCGTGAGCCCCACGCCCGCGCTGCTGGACGCCGAAATCCGCCGCATGCTGGCCGAGGGCGCCGAGGACGGCTGA